In Oxalobacteraceae bacterium OTU3CINTB1, the sequence CAATTCCATGGCGGGATGATCGCCACCATCCGTGCGTTGAGCGGCCAACAGCCACGCCACTATTTCGGCGATAGCCACGATCCGTCGCGCGCACAGGTGCGCGACCTGAAGGAAGAGACGCTGCGCGTGTTCCGATCGCGCGTGGTCAATCCAAAATGGCTTGCCAGCATACAGCGGCACGGCTACAAGGGAGGCCTGGAGCTGACGGCGACCGTCGATTATTTGTTCGGCTACGACGCCACTGCCCAGGTCATGGACGACTGGATGTACGAGGATGTGGCGCAGTCCTATGCTTTCGATCCGGCGATGCGGCAGTTCCTGCAGGACGCCAATCCATGGGCGCAGAACGCGATCGCCGAGCGTTTGCTGGAGGCGGCCAGCCGGGGCATGTGGGCCGAGCCGCGCCCGGAGACGCTTGACCAGTTGCGTGAACTATATCTGCGCAGCGAAGAACTACTTGAGGAGCGCGGCGAGACGCCGCGCCATGGATAGGATGCGTCATATGAATTTCCCTTTCACCGCCATCGTCGGTCAATCGACTTTGCGTACGGCCCTGATGTTGTGCGCGGTCGATCCAAGCATAGGCGGCGTGTTGATAAGGGGCGACAAAGGCACCGCCAAGAGCACCGCCGCGCGCGCGCTGGCGGACGTCCTGCCGCGCATCGAGCGGGTAGCCGGATGCGCGTTCAATTGCGCCGCCGGTGCGCCTTGCGAGCATTGCGACGTGTGTGACGGGCGGGCGCCGGAATTGTCCACCGTGCCCTTCGTGACGTTGCCATTGGGCGCGACCGAGGACAGGGTGCTGGGCAGCCTCGATATATCGCGTGCGCTGCAAGGCGGGCAAAAGGAATTTCAACCGGGCTTGCTGGCGTCCGCGCATCGCGGCCTGCTGTATATCGACGAGGTCAACCTGCTGGCCGACCACCTGGTCGATGTGCTGCTGGACGTCGCCGCCATGGGGGTCAATAGCGTGCAAAGGGACGGGCTGTCGATCCTGCACGCGGCGCGCTTCACCCTGGTCGGAACGATGAATCTGGAAGAGGGCGACTTGCGCCCGCAACTGCTCGACCGTTTCGGTCTGATGGTCGAGGTGACGGCGCCGCGCGAGAAGGCGGAAAGGTCGGAAGTCGTAAGGCGCCGCATCGCCTTCGAGGCCGATCCGGCCGGCTACGTCGAGCAATGGCGCGAACAGCAGGACGCGCTGCAAGCCAGGCTCGCGACGGCGCAGGCACTGCTGCCGACGGTCGTCCTGGACGACACCATGCTGGATTTGATCAGCCACTTGTGCTGCGAGTTCGAGGTCGCCAGCTTGCGCGCCGATATCGTCATGCACAAGGCCGCGCGCGCGCTCGCCGCGCTGGAGGGCCGCGCGGTGGTGGATCTGCGCGACATACGCGGCGCCTCGGAGCTGGTGCTGCCGCATCGGCGCCGGCGCAAGCCTTTCGAGCAGCCAGGGTTGGACCAGCAGCGCCTCGATGATTTGATGCCGCAGGCGGCCAACGAGCCGCAATCGCCGGAGCAAACGTCCGGCGAGCATGGCGACGGTGCGCCGAACGACGCGCAGCCGGGCCAGTCCGACGATGAGCAGGTCTTCGCCGCCTCCGCCGGTGGCGCCGCGCCGCGCATTACGGTGGAAGCGACGACCGACTTTGCGCAAACACAGGGGCGCCGCAGCGCGGCCACCAACACGGCGCGGGGGCAGATGCTGCGCGCGGTGCCGAATGAGCAGCCGACCAGCCTCGCCATCGGCGCGACGTTGCGCAGCGCGGCGCTACGCGACCCGGCAAACATGCGCGTGGTCCGCGCCGACCTGCATCAGCAGGTCAGGGCCGGCACCAGCGGCAATTTGATTTTGTTCGTGGTGGACGCCTCAGGTTCGATGGCGGCGCAGCGCCGCATGGAGGCGCTCAAAGGCGCGGTGCTGAATCTTCTCACCGACGCCTACCAGCAACGCGATGAGGTGGCGGTGGTCGCCTTCCGTGGCCAGGACGCGCAAGTGCTGCTGGCGCCGACCCGCAGCGTCGACCTGGCCGAGCGGAATTTGCGGGAACTGCCGACCGGCGGCCGTACGCCGCTGCCGCATGCGCTACAACTGGCGCTGGAGGTGGTGGAGAGTGCGAAGAACGGTGCCCAAAGCGGTCCGCCGTTGCTGGTGCTGATGACCGATGGTAAAGCGAACGTGCCGCTGGCCGACGCCGGCGACCCATGGCGCGAGTC encodes:
- a CDS encoding putative cobaltochelatase, with the protein product MRHMNFPFTAIVGQSTLRTALMLCAVDPSIGGVLIRGDKGTAKSTAARALADVLPRIERVAGCAFNCAAGAPCEHCDVCDGRAPELSTVPFVTLPLGATEDRVLGSLDISRALQGGQKEFQPGLLASAHRGLLYIDEVNLLADHLVDVLLDVAAMGVNSVQRDGLSILHAARFTLVGTMNLEEGDLRPQLLDRFGLMVEVTAPREKAERSEVVRRRIAFEADPAGYVEQWREQQDALQARLATAQALLPTVVLDDTMLDLISHLCCEFEVASLRADIVMHKAARALAALEGRAVVDLRDIRGASELVLPHRRRRKPFEQPGLDQQRLDDLMPQAANEPQSPEQTSGEHGDGAPNDAQPGQSDDEQVFAASAGGAAPRITVEATTDFAQTQGRRSAATNTARGQMLRAVPNEQPTSLAIGATLRSAALRDPANMRVVRADLHQQVRAGTSGNLILFVVDASGSMAAQRRMEALKGAVLNLLTDAYQQRDEVAVVAFRGQDAQVLLAPTRSVDLAERNLRELPTGGRTPLPHALQLALEVVESAKNGAQSGPPLLVLMTDGKANVPLADAGDPWRESLALAELLSERRIPSLVIDTESGYTRFGRAARLAEALKAECLTLEELSADNLALTVRARLAGA